A region from the Methanoregula sp. UBA64 genome encodes:
- a CDS encoding 4Fe-4S binding protein translates to AYLLLKGTKEQKELATKFLTPLMNMAAKGTSACFCELMTEVINQGLCMGCGSCAAACPVRAITMEFGKPNGERDLCIKCGACYSQCPRGFFNTDVISEYEAINEAIMAALQ, encoded by the coding sequence TGGCATACCTGCTCCTCAAGGGAACAAAGGAACAAAAAGAGCTCGCAACCAAGTTCCTGACCCCGCTCATGAACATGGCAGCAAAGGGAACCAGCGCATGCTTCTGCGAACTGATGACCGAAGTCATCAACCAGGGCCTGTGCATGGGATGCGGAAGCTGTGCGGCAGCATGCCCGGTCCGTGCAATCACCATGGAATTCGGCAAGCCCAACGGCGAACGCGACCTGTGCATCAAATGCGGTGCCTGCTATTCCCAGTGCCCGAGAGGCTTCTTCAACACTGATGTCATCAGTGAGTATGAGGCGATCAACGAGGCCATTATGGCGGCTCTTCAGTGA
- the frhB gene encoding coenzyme F420 hydrogenase subunit beta, whose product MGAELGKYKSVVAARSADKEILKGAQDGGIVTSLFAYALDEGIIDGAIVAGSYEEDPNVESTASQNHHWRPKPIVATTKAELLAARGTKYNISPNVSLIKEATRSYGLDKVGIVGTPCQMQAVRKGQLYPFGWRDVESSIALAVGIFCMENFPYQSILQLVEDHAAMKLESVKKMEIGKGKFWVYGKRGQVVQLPLKVTHKYEQPGCHVCMDYVANLADISTGSVGSPDGWSTVFVRSKIGDSVWAKAMAAGVFETQPIEKVKPGLELVSKLANEKITKNKNTLEARKTFGVGKALRNPYI is encoded by the coding sequence ATGGGAGCAGAACTCGGTAAATACAAATCAGTTGTTGCAGCACGCAGCGCCGACAAGGAGATCCTCAAGGGAGCACAGGACGGCGGTATCGTTACCTCGCTCTTTGCATATGCACTCGATGAGGGCATCATTGACGGAGCCATTGTAGCAGGATCCTACGAAGAAGATCCAAACGTCGAGAGCACGGCCAGCCAGAACCACCACTGGAGACCCAAGCCGATCGTAGCCACTACAAAGGCAGAACTGCTCGCGGCACGCGGCACCAAGTACAACATCAGCCCGAACGTTTCCTTAATCAAGGAAGCAACCCGCAGCTACGGTCTGGACAAGGTCGGTATCGTTGGCACACCGTGCCAGATGCAGGCAGTAAGGAAGGGGCAGCTGTACCCGTTCGGCTGGAGAGATGTTGAGTCCAGCATCGCTCTTGCAGTCGGTATCTTCTGCATGGAGAACTTCCCGTACCAGAGCATCCTCCAGCTCGTGGAAGACCACGCAGCAATGAAGCTCGAGTCCGTCAAGAAGATGGAGATCGGGAAGGGCAAGTTCTGGGTCTACGGCAAGCGCGGACAGGTCGTTCAGCTGCCGCTCAAGGTTACCCACAAGTACGAGCAGCCCGGCTGCCACGTCTGTATGGACTATGTGGCAAACCTCGCTGATATCTCGACCGGTTCCGTTGGCAGCCCCGACGGCTGGAGCACGGTCTTCGTTCGCTCGAAGATCGGTGACTCGGTCTGGGCAAAGGCAATGGCCGCTGGTGTCTTCGAGACCCAGCCCATCGAGAAGGTCAAGCCCGGCCTTGAACTCGTGAGCAAGCTCGCAAACGAGAAGATCACGAAGAACAAGAACACACTCGAAGCCAGGAAGACCTTCGGTGTGGGCAAGGCTCTCCGGAACCCCTACATCTAA
- a CDS encoding DUF2124 family protein, with protein MAEKEALRGVTGIIRPYKEYMTSLGLVKGDQVVYYGCVGTCTPFVELLAIGIRGLHLSQVFVPLLDETKARAITDVPDVGMQAAGPRAEVSEVSPKVIVIMGGLAMPLMPTTKELVRDLAERHPESKVVGVCFQDMFARAGWMDVVPFDFTISAMIEPITVTHHRE; from the coding sequence ATGGCAGAGAAGGAAGCCCTCCGCGGGGTTACCGGGATCATCCGGCCGTACAAGGAATACATGACCAGCCTCGGCCTCGTTAAAGGCGACCAGGTCGTCTATTACGGGTGCGTAGGGACCTGCACCCCGTTTGTCGAACTGCTCGCGATCGGGATCCGGGGCCTGCACCTTTCGCAGGTCTTTGTCCCGCTCCTTGACGAGACCAAAGCCCGGGCGATCACCGATGTCCCGGATGTCGGGATGCAGGCCGCGGGACCGCGTGCAGAGGTATCAGAGGTCTCCCCGAAAGTGATCGTTATTATGGGCGGGCTTGCCATGCCGCTGATGCCGACCACAAAGGAGCTGGTCCGTGACCTTGCAGAACGCCATCCGGAGTCAAAAGTTGTGGGCGTCTGTTTCCAGGACATGTTTGCCCGGGCCGGCTGGATGGACGTTGTGCCGTTCGATTTTACCATCAGCGCAATGATCGAGCCGATCACGGTAACGCACCACCGCGAATAA
- the tsaA gene encoding tRNA (N6-threonylcarbamoyladenosine(37)-N6)-methyltransferase TrmO, producing the protein MKHEPGPAYSYTPIGTIHSPFTDIAGMPIQPVGARGVRGTIEIREDLREGLSDLAAFSRVILIYALHRCSGYSLTVTPFLDPAPHGIFATRSPKRPNAIGLSVVRLTGVDGCTISIEDVDVLDGTPLLDLKPYVPSFDAYPDSCCGWFEHVAENAKVTRSDDRFR; encoded by the coding sequence ATGAAGCACGAGCCCGGGCCCGCGTATTCCTACACGCCCATCGGCACGATCCACTCGCCGTTTACCGATATCGCCGGCATGCCCATCCAGCCGGTCGGCGCCCGGGGCGTCCGGGGCACGATCGAGATCCGCGAAGATCTCCGCGAAGGGCTCTCTGACCTTGCGGCATTCTCCCGCGTGATCCTGATCTACGCGCTGCACCGCTGCTCGGGCTACAGCCTCACGGTCACGCCGTTTCTGGACCCGGCTCCCCACGGGATCTTTGCCACCCGGTCGCCAAAACGGCCAAATGCCATCGGTCTCTCGGTCGTGCGGCTCACCGGGGTGGACGGCTGCACGATCTCCATCGAGGACGTGGATGTGCTCGACGGGACGCCGCTCCTCGACCTCAAACCCTATGTCCCGTCCTTTGACGCGTACCCCGATTCCTGCTGCGGGTGGTTCGAGCACGTTGCAGAGAATGCGAAAGTGACCCGGTCGGACGACCGGTTCCGGTGA
- a CDS encoding phosphoribosylformylglycinamidine synthase subunit PurL, with translation MASFVHRIEVHYKNDPREKTRTERVRAIGIPVESLSLVDVYTIATEGRDIDTDSLNEIGARLSNPVVQDFVVDEATHALFEYAIEVGFLPGVTDNVGTTARQTIEDYLEVPFAKGEIVAASQLYLARGRLSQEEVARLASLLANPLINRVSTKTRQEYGEKGMDPVVPRVRLSEEQTAGTVDLDIPDAELAKIGKEGIADPATGQRRGPLALDLDQLHAIRDYFKTQGRNPTDVELESLAQTWSEHCKHTIFASAMDDDVPRGLYKTYIQAATNEIRKEKGEKDICVTVFTDNSGAIVFDDEYIVTHKVETHNSPSALDPFGGALTGIVGVNRDTIGFGLGAKPCINIYGFCVGDPATDPQLFRGKDKMNPVLSPRQIFDGVVRGVGTGGNCSGIPTPQGFCYFDNRYAGKPLVFAGTVGVMPRNLGEKPLYEKKAEPGDLIVMVGGRVGKDGIHGATFSSEALDPNSPVTAVQIGDPITQKKFSDVLVKEARDRGLYRSITDDGAGGLSCSVAEMAKECNGCRVDLEKVPLKYPGMAPWEIWISESQERMTLAVPPEKLAEFLELMQRRGVEATVIGEFTGTGRCVVEYNRKTVMDVDLAFLHDGLPKKHLTTAPQEADAAEPAFSCPARLDETLVAMLGRKNICSTEFVTVQYDHTVQGGHVLGPVQGKGRVQSAATLTKVVPGSKKAVGLSQALFPSYSEIDPYRMAAASIDAAIRGLVALGVPPDNIALLDNFCWCSSDEPGRLWQLKEAARGCYDYAKAFGTPFISGKDSMFNDFSGYDAENNRVKVSVPPTLLISSIGVHPDAGKAVSLDAKIAGDLVYVIGATGSELGGSEYHALCGLSGGVVPALDTEAAKARYKKLHDAISHELVASAFPVGRGGLGTALAKVAVGGLLGMDITIPSKVRPDSFLFAETPGRFVVTIAPDHKRAFEQALGADALLLGMAGGSRLRITGETLLVEQEIAALEKAYTAAFGGF, from the coding sequence ATGGCTTCTTTTGTCCACCGCATAGAAGTTCACTATAAAAACGATCCCCGGGAGAAGACCCGGACCGAACGGGTACGGGCCATCGGCATCCCGGTTGAATCGCTTTCCCTCGTGGATGTGTACACGATTGCAACCGAAGGCCGGGATATAGACACGGACTCCCTTAATGAGATCGGCGCCCGGCTCTCCAACCCCGTGGTGCAGGACTTTGTGGTGGACGAAGCAACTCACGCCCTGTTCGAATATGCGATCGAGGTCGGGTTTTTGCCGGGCGTGACCGATAACGTGGGCACGACCGCACGACAGACAATCGAGGATTATCTGGAGGTCCCGTTTGCAAAAGGCGAGATCGTGGCCGCCTCGCAGCTCTACCTTGCCCGGGGCAGGCTTTCCCAGGAAGAGGTTGCCCGTCTTGCCTCCCTGCTCGCAAACCCCCTCATCAACCGGGTGAGCACGAAGACCCGGCAGGAGTACGGGGAGAAGGGGATGGACCCGGTCGTCCCCCGGGTCCGGCTCTCGGAAGAGCAGACTGCGGGAACGGTGGATCTCGATATCCCCGACGCTGAGCTTGCGAAGATTGGAAAAGAAGGGATCGCCGACCCGGCAACCGGGCAGCGCCGCGGGCCGCTCGCGCTTGACCTCGACCAGCTCCACGCCATCCGCGACTATTTCAAAACGCAGGGGAGAAATCCGACCGATGTGGAGCTCGAATCCCTTGCCCAGACCTGGAGCGAGCACTGCAAGCACACGATCTTTGCCTCGGCAATGGACGACGATGTCCCGCGTGGGCTCTACAAGACGTACATCCAGGCCGCGACAAACGAGATACGAAAAGAGAAGGGCGAGAAAGACATCTGCGTCACGGTCTTTACCGATAACTCCGGCGCGATTGTCTTTGACGACGAGTACATCGTGACCCACAAGGTCGAGACCCACAACTCTCCCTCGGCCCTTGATCCGTTCGGCGGGGCGCTCACGGGGATCGTGGGCGTGAACCGTGACACGATCGGCTTTGGCCTCGGGGCAAAACCGTGCATCAACATCTACGGGTTCTGCGTGGGCGACCCGGCTACGGACCCGCAGCTTTTCCGGGGAAAAGATAAGATGAACCCGGTGCTCTCGCCCCGGCAGATCTTCGACGGCGTTGTGCGGGGCGTTGGCACGGGCGGGAACTGCTCGGGGATCCCGACACCGCAGGGCTTCTGCTACTTCGACAACCGGTACGCGGGAAAACCGCTTGTCTTTGCCGGCACGGTCGGCGTGATGCCGAGAAACCTCGGGGAGAAACCCCTGTACGAGAAGAAAGCGGAACCGGGAGACCTCATCGTGATGGTCGGCGGCCGGGTGGGAAAGGACGGGATCCACGGCGCCACGTTCTCGTCAGAAGCGCTCGATCCGAACAGCCCCGTGACAGCGGTCCAGATCGGCGACCCGATCACGCAGAAGAAGTTCTCGGACGTGCTCGTGAAGGAGGCCCGGGACCGCGGGCTGTACCGGAGCATCACGGACGACGGGGCCGGAGGGCTTTCCTGCTCGGTGGCGGAGATGGCAAAGGAGTGCAACGGCTGCCGCGTTGACCTTGAAAAAGTCCCCTTAAAATACCCCGGCATGGCACCGTGGGAGATCTGGATCTCCGAGTCGCAGGAACGCATGACGCTCGCCGTCCCTCCGGAGAAACTGGCTGAGTTTTTGGAACTCATGCAGCGCCGGGGCGTCGAGGCAACCGTGATCGGCGAGTTCACGGGCACCGGCCGCTGCGTGGTTGAGTACAACAGGAAAACCGTGATGGATGTCGACCTTGCCTTCCTGCACGACGGCCTGCCAAAGAAACACCTTACCACGGCGCCGCAGGAAGCAGATGCGGCAGAGCCGGCATTTTCCTGCCCGGCCCGGCTCGATGAAACGCTCGTTGCGATGCTTGGCCGGAAGAATATCTGCTCGACCGAGTTTGTCACCGTCCAGTACGACCACACCGTGCAGGGCGGCCACGTGCTCGGGCCGGTGCAGGGGAAGGGCCGGGTGCAGTCCGCTGCAACGCTCACCAAAGTTGTGCCGGGCTCCAAAAAGGCCGTCGGCCTCTCGCAGGCGCTCTTTCCCTCGTACTCCGAGATCGACCCGTACCGGATGGCAGCAGCCTCGATCGATGCCGCCATCCGCGGGCTTGTTGCGCTCGGCGTCCCCCCGGACAACATCGCCCTCCTCGACAACTTCTGCTGGTGCTCTTCCGATGAACCGGGCCGGCTGTGGCAGCTCAAGGAAGCAGCGAGAGGGTGTTACGATTATGCAAAAGCATTCGGGACGCCGTTCATCTCCGGCAAAGACAGCATGTTCAATGATTTCTCGGGCTATGATGCAGAAAACAACCGGGTAAAAGTATCCGTCCCGCCAACGCTCCTCATCTCGTCCATCGGCGTCCACCCGGACGCGGGAAAAGCGGTCTCGCTCGATGCCAAGATCGCCGGTGACCTTGTCTACGTGATCGGTGCAACCGGGTCGGAGCTTGGCGGCTCCGAGTATCACGCCCTGTGCGGTCTTTCCGGCGGCGTTGTCCCGGCGCTTGATACCGAAGCGGCAAAGGCCCGGTACAAAAAGCTGCACGACGCGATCAGCCACGAGCTTGTTGCATCGGCGTTCCCGGTGGGACGGGGCGGTCTTGGCACCGCCCTTGCAAAGGTCGCAGTCGGCGGCCTGCTCGGGATGGACATTACGATCCCGTCAAAGGTCCGGCCCGATAGTTTCCTCTTTGCCGAAACGCCCGGCCGGTTCGTGGTGACCATTGCACCGGACCACAAGCGGGCATTCGAGCAGGCTCTTGGCGCCGATGCCCTGCTGCTCGGGATGGCTGGCGGCAGCCGGCTGCGGATCACCGGGGAGACACTTCTCGTTGAACAGGAGATCGCCGCCCTTGAAAAAGCCTACACGGCAGCATTCGGGGGGTTCTGA
- a CDS encoding zinc ribbon domain-containing protein gives MAKKCGNCGAPAPDTNSKFCDLCGAPLADEEQSNPQGLPVCPVCGAVVSDKIAQFCDVCGAPLAKPICPVCRNIAPSYHSKFCSRCGAAFVPAAPPRTRTVPAAGYEPEPEPVKVKTRKEPLPVAEPSADEWDPWTDGDPTYDVSAPLPPQNQQKTDLQRMSEGMTPAVRRPAAANQLDMVQMAEPRKKYSHLPLIADELQADLNRRAADMPLPREDNGQPAQSKQGKKKGLFHK, from the coding sequence ATGGCAAAAAAATGCGGAAACTGCGGCGCCCCCGCTCCCGATACAAATTCCAAGTTCTGCGACCTGTGCGGTGCGCCGCTCGCGGACGAAGAGCAGTCAAACCCGCAGGGCCTGCCGGTCTGCCCGGTCTGCGGTGCGGTGGTTTCAGACAAGATTGCGCAGTTCTGCGATGTATGCGGAGCCCCGCTGGCAAAACCGATCTGCCCGGTCTGCCGCAACATAGCGCCATCCTATCATTCCAAGTTCTGCAGCCGCTGCGGGGCAGCGTTTGTTCCTGCAGCCCCGCCAAGGACACGGACGGTACCGGCTGCCGGCTATGAACCGGAACCCGAACCGGTCAAAGTCAAGACACGAAAAGAGCCCCTGCCTGTTGCAGAACCTTCTGCCGACGAGTGGGATCCCTGGACCGATGGCGATCCCACGTACGATGTCTCGGCACCGCTGCCGCCGCAGAACCAGCAGAAGACCGATCTCCAGCGCATGAGCGAGGGGATGACACCGGCCGTGCGCCGCCCCGCTGCGGCAAACCAGCTGGATATGGTCCAGATGGCCGAACCACGGAAAAAGTATTCCCACCTGCCACTTATTGCTGACGAACTCCAGGCAGATCTTAACCGCCGTGCTGCTGACATGCCCCTACCCAGGGAAGACAACGGACAACCGGCGCAGAGTAAACAGGGTAAAAAGAAGGGGCTGTTCCATAAGTAA
- a CDS encoding transglutaminase domain-containing protein: protein MVILLFITVGFVSSVGVIFVFPHLNPFPALDPRAADTIALERSDADETILLNDEVNAQYGETIYPQGKDRISAELAKVQNISDTKGKLDEIFTWEMTDWVEPDDNISAFACTDRTCSYTYLISNPSRMKASPYYDNMLYPQMTPNGTYYADDPYWIAYNKIGECREYSELFAFMAQQSGIESHIVMTDAHQWVELELPNGSYYYDPWCAHTRDYYNATDGNLTFENKWFNKIGVYEQNCHPPDPSIITYSEFPYIWATPKYWVASQWQE from the coding sequence TTGGTAATTCTTCTCTTCATTACCGTGGGGTTTGTTTCCTCTGTGGGGGTTATTTTTGTATTCCCTCATCTGAATCCGTTCCCTGCTCTTGACCCCCGGGCCGCTGATACGATTGCCCTGGAAAGAAGTGACGCCGATGAAACAATTCTCCTTAATGATGAAGTTAATGCCCAGTATGGAGAAACGATCTACCCTCAGGGAAAAGACCGAATTTCGGCCGAGCTGGCAAAAGTCCAAAACATTTCCGACACAAAAGGAAAACTTGACGAAATATTTACCTGGGAGATGACCGACTGGGTAGAACCCGATGATAATATATCGGCATTTGCCTGTACTGATCGCACCTGTAGTTACACATACCTTATCAGTAATCCCTCCCGGATGAAAGCAAGCCCTTATTATGATAATATGCTCTATCCCCAGATGACACCGAACGGCACGTATTATGCTGACGATCCTTATTGGATTGCATATAATAAAATCGGGGAATGTCGGGAATATTCCGAATTATTTGCATTTATGGCACAACAATCGGGTATAGAATCTCATATTGTAATGACTGACGCACACCAATGGGTGGAACTTGAACTCCCCAACGGATCCTATTATTACGATCCGTGGTGTGCACATACCCGCGATTATTACAATGCCACTGATGGCAATCTGACGTTTGAGAATAAATGGTTTAATAAAATCGGGGTGTATGAGCAGAACTGCCACCCCCCCGACCCCTCCATAATCACATACAGCGAATTTCCGTATATCTGGGCTACCCCAAAATACTGGGTTGCTTCCCAATGGCAAGAATAG
- a CDS encoding phosphoribosylformylglycinamidine synthase subunit PurQ, producing the protein MTPTLPKSSRPLIEDRALILSGYGINSEMETQEALRRAGMASEIVHINDLIAGRERLSGYRLLVFPGGFSYGDDTGAGNAYANRVKNNLWEELMEFLDGDNLVLGICNGFQILANLGLVPAFDKTYSRDIALMPNRVGRLECRFVTLKPAAENIWTHGIVKLYCPVSHGEGNLSCSPATLQRIKKQHQIAFTYCREDLSPAGGEYPYNPNGSVEDIAGITSADGKVLGMMPHPERAMEFTNLYNWPLVKEQMRRSGERADPESLNMRIFHNVVDYFA; encoded by the coding sequence ATGACGCCCACTTTACCCAAATCCTCGCGGCCCCTCATTGAAGATCGGGCCCTGATCCTGAGCGGGTACGGGATCAACTCCGAGATGGAAACACAGGAAGCCCTCCGCCGGGCCGGGATGGCATCGGAGATCGTGCACATCAACGACCTGATCGCGGGCCGGGAGCGTTTGTCCGGTTACCGGCTCCTCGTCTTCCCCGGCGGGTTCTCGTACGGCGACGATACGGGAGCGGGCAATGCGTATGCCAACCGGGTAAAAAACAACCTCTGGGAAGAGCTCATGGAGTTCCTTGACGGGGACAACCTGGTCCTTGGGATCTGCAACGGGTTCCAGATCCTTGCAAACCTCGGCCTGGTTCCGGCATTTGACAAAACCTATTCCCGGGATATTGCCCTCATGCCCAACCGGGTAGGAAGGCTCGAATGCCGGTTCGTCACGCTCAAACCGGCGGCCGAGAACATCTGGACGCACGGGATCGTGAAACTGTACTGCCCGGTCTCGCACGGGGAAGGCAACCTTTCGTGCTCCCCCGCGACCTTACAGCGGATCAAAAAGCAGCACCAGATCGCGTTCACCTACTGCCGCGAGGATTTGAGTCCTGCCGGCGGGGAGTACCCCTACAACCCGAACGGCTCGGTCGAGGATATCGCCGGGATCACGTCAGCGGACGGGAAAGTGCTCGGGATGATGCCGCACCCGGAGCGGGCAATGGAGTTCACGAATCTCTATAACTGGCCGCTCGTAAAGGAACAGATGCGGCGGAGCGGTGAACGGGCCGATCCCGAATCCCTCAACATGCGGATCTTCCACAACGTGGTGGACTACTTCGCATAA
- a CDS encoding DNA-methyltransferase — MAARTKDVPESLTILNEDVFATRKIRTKSIDLVVTSPPYNVDIQYNSHNDGVSYADYLEFSRRWMKRCHGWLKTDGRFCLNIPLDKNKDGQQSVGADLTTIAKECGFSYHSTIVWNEGNISRRTAWGSWLSASAPYVIAPVELVVVLYRDSWKKTSGSGESDITREEFMAWTNGLWTFNGEKKSRIGHPAPFPVELPMRCMKLFSFVGDTVLDPFMGSGSTLVAASRCGRKAIGIEIDPRYCEIARGRIAGEGRRE; from the coding sequence ATGGCAGCGAGAACAAAGGACGTACCGGAGAGCCTCACCATCCTCAACGAAGACGTCTTTGCCACCAGGAAGATCCGGACAAAGAGCATTGATCTCGTTGTCACTTCGCCGCCCTACAACGTGGACATCCAGTACAACAGCCACAACGACGGGGTTTCCTATGCGGATTACCTGGAGTTTTCCCGCCGCTGGATGAAGCGCTGCCACGGCTGGCTCAAAACCGACGGCCGGTTCTGCCTCAACATTCCCCTTGACAAGAACAAGGACGGCCAGCAGAGCGTAGGTGCCGATCTCACCACGATTGCAAAAGAGTGCGGCTTTTCCTACCATTCGACCATTGTCTGGAACGAGGGGAACATCTCGCGCCGGACCGCGTGGGGCTCGTGGCTCTCGGCTTCGGCCCCTTATGTGATCGCGCCGGTCGAGCTCGTCGTGGTGCTCTACAGGGATTCGTGGAAGAAGACGAGCGGGTCCGGCGAGTCCGACATAACAAGGGAGGAGTTCATGGCCTGGACGAACGGCCTCTGGACATTTAACGGCGAGAAGAAGAGCCGGATCGGCCACCCGGCGCCGTTCCCGGTCGAGCTTCCGATGCGCTGTATGAAACTCTTCTCGTTTGTCGGCGACACGGTGCTCGATCCTTTCATGGGCAGCGGGAGCACGCTTGTTGCCGCTTCACGGTGCGGGCGTAAGGCGATCGGGATCGAGATCGATCCGCGGTACTGCGAGATTGCCCGGGGCCGGATTGCGGGAGAAGGGAGAAGGGAATAA